The Rhododendron vialii isolate Sample 1 chromosome 1a, ASM3025357v1 region CTGGAAAAAGTGTCCATTTGATTTAGAAAATGGGTTTGTGAGGGAATTTTTGTGGCGGAAGGTTGATTGAATTGTGATTGTGAGATCCAAATATTTGATAGGTTTTTGGTAAGACATATTTGGTAAACTATCAACTGATCCAAATATTTAATGGTTATGGCAATGTTTCTTTGGGTGGTGCTCAGGGTGTTAAATCACGGTTCGAAAAACGTAACGATGTAACAGCCAATATCGGACCGTATGCATTAGAGGTCCAAAATCTCCTTACTCAATGGCCGATACACTATGTATCCAATTATATGGCTTAATTAATGAGCTGATTGTGTGGTTTAAAACCTGGTGGTACTTAAAATTAGCTCTCCTAATGTGATCCGTTCAATTTTATGGCTTATTTAATGAGCTGATTGTGTGGTTTACTGTAGGAGTATTATATTATCAACCCACGTCCATTTGATGATCATGTTTgtgtggtttttgtttttgcattctTGAATCTCTTTTAACAGAAAGATATCCTGTTATGAACTTCTGGGAAAAATCTGGAGGTGTTCTGTTTGGTTGAATCTTAGCAAATTATACAATTGACgagttctttttattttatttgtttttccaaCAAACTAACTTggttgatttcaaaaaaaaaaattgatggttATTGGCAACTTTTGCAATCTGACTATACCCTTTCCCTGGAACTTAATGATGTGGCTTGCGGGCAATGTTTATTATCCAAAATATGCTACAATACCCACTCTTATTTGAATCATCTTGAACTTATAGCGCTTTGCATAAAAGTTCATGCATCAATATTGAACTTATTACCTTTTGTATAAAAGTTTATACTAGTTAAATATAATCACATCAATTTGAATACATGATCACATTAATTTGTATGTTATTAGTCTGTCTAattgttatgaatttttatgcAAATGAAATGAATTTATGCAAACATTGTGCATATTTCTATATGAAATGGTAGTATGAATTTAGACATTCAGAAAGATATGTACAAACCCAAACACAAATGTGTTACAACAGTTCCCTTGTCGTGGGCAAACAATGATTAGATGCAAAATCCTCATAGGCCtttatttttggcatttttgcCCTACTGGAAAATCACCATTTACTAATTTGCTGATTTGGGGAAATTTTACAGTGGACTTATTCTTTACCAAGTAAACttgatgattttattttctACTGTTTATTCGTAGGCTGTTATTAGTAATTTGGAAGATGCACATGAACAAATTGACACGGCCATCTCTACTGCTATGAAAGAGAGCAAGCCCGTCTATATAAGCATCAGTTGCAATTTAGCTTCCATTCCTCACCCCACTTTCAGCAGAGAACCCATTCCATTTGCCCTGTCGCCCCGGTAATTCATCGGACTCTGGATAATCTTTGAAGTAGCTCCTCAATTTTTTGTGAACCCAATTAATTGAGACAATATTTTGTTGGTATGTTATGACATCTTGGCACAGGTTGAGTAACAAGATGGGGCTTGAAGCTGCTGtggaagcagcagcagcatttCTTGACAAGGCAGTGAAGCCAGTAATGGTGGGAGGTCCAAAACTCCGAGTTGCAAAAGCCAATGATGCCTTCGTTGAACTGGCAGATGCTTCTGGTTATGCTGTGGCGGTGATGCCATCCGCGAAAGGAATGTTTCCAGAGCACCACCCTCGATTCATAGGGACCTACTGGGGTGCCGTTAGCACTGCATTTTGCGCGGAGATTGTGGAATCAGCAGATGCTTACTTGTTTGCTGGCCCCATTTTCAACGACTACAGCTCGGTCGGGTACTCCCTCCTCCTCAAGAAGGAGAAGGCAATCATCGTGCAGCCTGATCGGGTGGTGATTGCCAATGGGCCCACTTTCGGATGCGTATTGATGAAGGACTTTCTCATTGCACTTGCAAAGAGGCTTAAACGCAACACTACAGCTCATGAAAACTACAGCAGGATCTTCGTTGCTGACGGGTTTCCTCTCAAGTGTGAACCAAGTGAGCCTTTGAGGGTTAATGTTCTCTTCCAGCATGTGCAGAAGATGCTTTCACATGATACGGCTGTGATTGCTGAAACTGGAGACTCCTGGTTTAATTGCCAGAAGCTGAAATTACCAGAAGGATGTGGGTGAGTAACAAAATCCTTAAAATTCTTTGGTGTCGAGTTTATTAATGAACCTTAGAGGACAAAAGTTGGTGTTGCAGGTATGAATTCCAAATGCAGTATGGTTCGATCGGGTGGTCTGTTGGTGCCACCCTTGGATATGCCCAGGCAGTACCCGATAAACGAGTGATTGCTTGCATTGGAGATGGAAGCTTCCAGGTATGAACAACGCCCAGtgtaaaaatgaatttttgtttaaaaaaaaacccattttagTTTTCTATGCTTTGTAGCtgaatccaatccaatcccttTGTTCTACTCGCTTCAACACATAACTGAAACCTTGAAGgaacttttaaaaatttcagaaatgaTTTTGGTTGACAGGTGACTGCACAAGATGTGTCGACCATGATTCGTTGCGGGCAAAAGACCATCATTTTCCTGATAAACAATGGGGGATACACCATAGAGGTTGAAATCCATGACGGACCATACAATGTCATTAAGAACTGGAACTACACTGGACTAGTTGATGCTATCCACAATGGTGAAGGCAATTGCTGGACAATGAAGGTTAGATGATCTCAATACTGTAAACTGGAAATTTGGAACTGCAGAAATCAGGTGCTTGACAGTTTattatgtgtgtttttttccaTAGGTACGCTGTGAAGAGGAGCTTATTGAAGCAATTGAAATGGCAACTGGTGAGAAGAAGGATTGTCTCTGCTTCATTGAAGTGATTGTACACAAGGATGATACAAGCAAAGAGCTACTTGAGTGGGGATCCAGGGTGTCTTCTGCCAATAGCCGTCCTCCAAATCCACAGTAGAACTTCTATCTTGATCCAAGCTTAGTAGTACTTTCATGGAGTTTATGAGAATGTGAGGCAGATTTGGTTTAGTTTTCTATAGACTTGGCAACTTCGGCTTCTGGTGGTTGAGAATGATTTTTAAGTATTAGTAACATCTATCTTAATGCTCGGCAATGGTCTAATTTCTTTAGTTATgacatttttgttttgctaCTAATACTTGTACTTGCTCTGCTATGCACCTTGAGCGTGCATAGCCCTCGCATACATTTTGTTTGCCTGTTGTGGTGTTGAGAATGAGTGTCTATACATTCAACTCCAATGCAATCATGATCTGTTTCAACTCATCGAAGGCCTCTCTCTATTGTTCTGATCCCGAGGGATGAGGCAGGTAGATTGGCATTGGTTTCGTAGTAAATGAGCTACGCTACGCTACCTGATTCCGAACCAAATGTTCTGTTTTGGATGGTCGAAAAGTCTCTCTGGTTCTATGTTCCAGAAGACATCTCTTGCTACCTTTGAACCAGAAAAGCGGATCATATAATCCATTTCCATTTTAATAACTACCCCCTCCCTCCCATAATAATTTTAGTCCCTTCACAAAATTGCCCTCCAATTTGAAATTGAGAGCTACTACGAGTATCACTTTACTTTAAAAGGGGAAGGACAAAAAAGTAAATTCATCAACTTTTGCTCTTTGACTAGTCAAGATGAACATatattttgggacatccaaaaaagaaaagatggaagaaaattgtgggacggagggagtatataactTTCGTACTATTAGGACCCAAGCACTGCTACAGTTACAAATGTCTGCACACAAATGCGGAATCGTTTGATACTTTGATATATGCGGGTTCTATTTCTATACGATACATGTGTGATCCACACACATTGAACGACATGAGACACATCTATGTCCAAAGCGTTTTTCTAACTATCCTTATGTCTCTCACCAGCTAAATTTCAACTTGATCCTCTTGGATACTCGGTTTTCAAGGTGGGTTGCACTCAAGTTTTAGTATGTATTTGTATCATCTGGTATTAAGATTAGGCCCAGTTTGGCCTAAATAAGCaatttggcttttcattttgtctttattcaaaacagtttgcatttttttagtttcacaacaaatttttataaattattgatttgtctcgacaaaaagaatcagaaaacccaaaatgttttacttttacccaaatatattTAGAAATCAATATCGAAGATAAAGGCCCAAACTTTATCtcgatatttccaaaaatatttgggggCTTTATCTTTGATATTTCTAaatatatttgggtaaaagtaaaaaaatttacttttccaattcttcttatcgagacgaaccaataaacCACAAAAacttgacgcaaaactaatcaatacaatttttttttttggaataaagacaACGAAAAGCCAAGTTGCTTATTTAggccaaacaaagccttagcCATTTCATCGAGTATTGGATCTGATATAGCCTATGTACATGAGTATGACCATGTACGAGATAAGATGGGCTATGACTTTGCACTTCGAGCCGTCGAAAGAATCGGGTTAGTTTGAAATGTTCTCTATAAAATCGTTTTCGCATTCATACTTGCACTCTGGCTCACGCTGGTTATGTGAAATAGATTCTGCCCAATAATTGGTTTATCGCATAAATCATCGAGGTCACATGTCTGGAATCATTTTACTGTTTGATGTTGGACTGACCCAACCAAACAAGTGTTTTCAGGCCTCCCCCCTGTTCTTTTCCTATGGAGAAGTGGGCATGTCCTTGCCCTATGAATTGGGTCAGAAGACTCATCAGAACAGAGTTCACGAGCATAcgcctaatttgtcaatgagcCCTGCTACACGGATATGCCGGCAAGATTttgtaatctgaataaaaataaaagattgaaTCGATTTACAcgtggatcaaaaaaaatcgATCTACACATATtgaatcaagctaattttttatgggtctttttttttaaattattgaacaagttttcaaaaaaaaacttggaatgGGCTCCGCTTGTTCGTTAGTACCCCACAGATAGGGAACCCGCCGGTCCCCTTAGCATTATGAATTTTGTCAATAGCACATCCAGTTGGCTCGAAAATGTACTAGTGAAAAattcgattttttattttgataggtCATAGGAGTAAATAAATTTCGGATCTAGACGGGAATCCCCCATCTCCCTTCGGAGGGGGATGGAGCGTGGAGGTGATTCTCCGTTCGGAAGACAGAGCAAGGACGGAGGCAGATAAATCGGAGATCAAAGACGGAGATAAGTCAAATCTGTCTCAATCCGCCTATTTGCCATTCCTAAACGTGTCATGTACTAAAACTGGGAAGAGTTGGAATTCAACCCCCACTAGAACCAGTAGACTTGTGTGGAATTATTACATGTGGTGGACCCAGTGGTTAGGAGCTTGTGGTCAATGGTGGCAGTAGTAGTAGTTACGGAAATCCTGCGTCCGGGTCGTAAAGTCAATGGACTGTATCCAGTCTTTCGTCCGTTCACATGAGATTCCGAATAAGCTCTTACGGtctcgtttgataacagtgataaaTAGATGAGATTTGTAAGAAGatgaaattaaaattgagattgataatgagacAGAATTGTTaatgaatatgtttgtttgggatgaaaTTAGATAATGtgattattaatattatgtttaTTTCAGATaggattagatgatgagattaaattgatagaagaaattggtaatgagaaggggttGAGATTGGATTACGAATACCAAGCCGGTATTAACAATACCCCTTATGGGCCGGATTGTTCATCCCAAAGACTACCGATTTtaaaaaccaaataaaatattactaataTCACCACTTTAGCAATTCAATCCTAACCTCCAGTCCGTTTATCAAATCAAATGGGCCTACAATTCTTATGGGACCCTAACTAACTAATTAATTACGCAATAATACATCTATGCATTAGACGTTGTGTGCATGTCTCTATAAAGTGGATGGATACAAAGAGTCCTACTATGCGGTACTGTGTACGGGATTGAGAGTTGCTGTAGTGCGGCAGTTGCATTACACCGTGTAGTGCGGTGGATCTGATCGTCCATCTCGATATGGAGGGCTCGAATTTAATTTGAGCTCCTACAAATCCGAATCGTCCATTACTAAGATGGATGGCTAGATTAGCCACCCCCAAATCCCTGTGTACGTCATTTGGTATATACCAAATGTACACATGATTGTGTGGAATTCACCTCGGTATACCACCCAAATAATTGAAATCACACAATGTGTTGAAGCTATTGTTTTAAGtatctttataaaaaaaaaatagctcaattgagctgattttttttatagagatctttcaaataatattttaaataaattgatcGGTTCAGAACATTTGCGTGGGATCCTAGGTGAATCCCATACAGTGTGGATCCCACACAATGTGCATTtagtgtacaccaaatgtaTATCCATAGTTTTATGGAGTACTTTCTGATACAGATAAGATTTGTGAGTAGACTGAATTGGTAACCAACTGGGGCTAGCTCAATTTACCATAGCTCTTGTATCTCATTAGAAAATTAGGAGTTCAAGTAGTGATataaatgatctcttctatcgattgacaaaaaaaagaaaagaactggTGTCTCTTCTTCCATTTCAGGCTTGTTCATTTGAGGGACTTAAAGTCCCTATGCAcggtctttaataaattttattcattTATCTCTTTCCACCCATTACATTTAAAAATCTCCCTTAAAATCTAAACTGAACACGGGACTCATTGAgtttatgacatttgaaaaacATCACATTGATCTAACATTTGTAATTACACGAACGAACATTTTTTTTCGTATAAGTAATCATGAAAAGAACTCAATAAGAATTTACAATTTTCTACCGGTACAACAAGCTCGTCCAATCAGGGCAGATTATGTAATCTGAATGGAAATAAAAGATTATgatctattcaaaaaaaaaaacatggaaatAAAAGATTAGATTGAGTATctatacatatcggattgagctaatttttaatgggcccactcggattttttttaaaattattgaatagtTCAGATCATTTGTGCTAGACTCTGGGTGGGCTCCAAGTGCCCGTCAGTACCCCATTGGTAGGGAACCCGTTGGTCCCCTTAGCGTTATGTATTTGTCAATAGTATATCCAGATGGCTCAAAAATGTActagtgaaaattttaattttgataggAGTAAATAAATTTTGGATCGAGACGGGAATTCCCGATCTCCATTTAGAGGAGGATGGAGGGTGGAGGTGATTCCTCATCCGGGAGACGGACGAGGACGGTGGCAGATAAAGTGCTCGAAGATCGAAGGCGGAGATGGTCAAATCTGTCCCGATCCACCCCTTTGCCATCCCTACGTGTCATGCACAAAAACTGGGAAAAGTCGGCTCCGTTCTCTTTCTTTCTaagtcttctttttcaaaaaaaaaaaaaattaaactcaaatataacgaaaatgaaaaataattttttgatttttttgcatcgtttaaaagattttaatgagatttattaaataagatcTTTCTTGCTAAAAAAactatttgcgtaaatacaaaattttttaatttaaaattatattcttttttaaaaaaatctttttcaaaGAGGGTGGAACACCCCAATCACTAGCACCAGTAGACTTGTGTGGAATTATTACAATACTACATGTGGTGGACCACTGGTTATGAGCTTGTGGTCAATGGTTACAGAAGTCCTGGGCTGGGGTCCTGGTCGCAGAGTCAATGGGACCGTGTCGGTCTCTCGTCCATTCACATGGACTCCACATGGgactcccaaaaaaatacaccgttcctccgtcccattttaaatgtcaattttttatatttgtattaattttaattttttaattctaaATTTAGAAATTTTGCAATaagaatcttgtttgataattctTAGTTAGttctattataaaaaaaatttcaaattcataaaaatattataaattgaaacatataagcgataaaaaatgatacaagttttaaaaattttcatcttttttaggacggagggaataaaaaataagctcttAATTGGAGTAACTTATGGGACCCTAACTAATTAATTacgcttttcaaaaaaaactaattaattacgCAATAATACATCTATGCATtaggtgtgtgtgtgcatgtctCTATAAAGTGGATACAAAGAGTCCTACTATGCTTATACCAAATGTATACCTGATTATATGGAATTCATCTCGGTATTCCACCCAAATGATCGGAActattcaatttatttaaaatattatttttagtatctcataaaaaattggcTCAGTCGTATATATTGCAATATCGGTAAGCGCTTGATCAATTTAGTACCGACAAAAAAATTGAGGGAATAATTGATTAAGCTCTTATCAATATAtgaatgagctgattttttcgtACAGATCcttcaaataatatttttttaaaattgagcGGCTTTTAtacttttattgataaaaataagATGCACGGGTAGTTTGAACGGTTGTCTCTCCTTCCATTTTAGGCTTATTAGTTTGGACCGTTTAGTCTTAACCTTTAGACTTTGTTTGTAACTTATGGAAATcgaggaaaaataaaatggaaggaaaaatataagaaaaaatttactattcacaaaACTTGAATTCGAGGCTTTGGTCATTTTacattttaactttgttttgtttttattttttaattattactctatttttctcttcaatcattatcctatttctctaattattattttcatttatctCTTTATTTCTCCTTACTCATTACCCATCTCTTCAATAAAtttcctatttttctctccactcactaccaaaactaaaaatacTAAAGTCATTTTCTATCCTCTTTCTCTCCAATCAAAACAATTcgagagaatttttttaattttcttttcttttctcccatTTTACCTAAGTTCCAAGCAAAGCCTTAACTTTACGAGAGACTCGTTGAGcttatgacatttgaaaaacATCACATTGATCTAACATTAGTAATAATTACATGAATCAAAACCATTTTTTCGTAACCGTAATCAAGAAAAGAACTCAATAATAATATTATTCCCTTTGTCTggatttaatagttttttttttggagttcgtgacATTTTTCAATAGAttatattttccaatttataatattttacgtgatttcgaaaatattttattataaaactaatcgagatctatcaaataagatatatattcgatatgaaattcattacagattcaaagatataatctattttttaaccgattaaaaaaaattaggaacaattaaatccggacggaggaagtagtatACAACTTCTCTACCGGCACTACAAGCTCGTCCAATCAGGAAAAAATAATGGTCAGATTAATGAAACTGCATGCGCAATCACGAGACCTTCGATAACAGTAACCTATTGCCTCCGTCGACTTCACGagaccttctctctctctctctctctctctctctctctctcaagggtACATGAGTTCTACCCTCCACAGTATCCTTGGATAAAGGAATTTTCTGTTGACCTtgacagagagagggagagagacagagagagaagggggtaTCAAGTTTTGCTTAGGTAACAAACACGCAATGTTAGCAGAATCCAAGGCACCATTCCCGCGGTACTTGTTAGTCCGTTCCGTTATCAACGACTTTATATATATTCAAGTAGTAAACGGTGAACCCCCTGCGCCTGCCCGTGAAGTCATTCATACACACACCCCAACTACCAAAATCTCCCCCACACCTCTCTGTTACTCCAGAAAACAGAGCTCAGACCCAACCCAGATGACCAAACTCCTTGACACCATTTTCGCCTACCACGGCGACGCTTTCCTCGCCGGCGTCGTATGCCTCCTCCTCGTGATCCTCttcgtcctcctcctccacaTGTACGCCAAATGGTTCCTAGCCCACGCCCGTCGCCGGAGGAGAAGATCCATGTCCGTATCCCACGTCCTGGGCCCGACCCGGTTCCCCAGCATAAATTCCTTGACGTTCGACATTACCGCTTCTCCCACCAAAGGCCTCGAGGCTTCTGCTATCGCTTCGATTCCTCTGTTCGTCTACGATTCTGTTGTCGACCACAATAACGGATTAGAATGCGTGGTTTGTTTGAGTTTATTTCAGGATCAGGAAGTGGGACGGAGATTACCTGACTGCGGGCACGGGTTTCACGTCGAGTGCATCGATATGTGGTTGAGTTCGCACTCGAATTGTCCGATTTGTCGGGCGGGGGTCAGGGTTG contains the following coding sequences:
- the LOC131324101 gene encoding RING-H2 finger protein ATL63-like, yielding MLAESKAPFPRYLLVRSVINDFIYIQVVNGEPPAPAREVIHTHTPTTKISPTPLCYSRKQSSDPTQMTKLLDTIFAYHGDAFLAGVVCLLLVILFVLLLHMYAKWFLAHARRRRRRSMSVSHVLGPTRFPSINSLTFDITASPTKGLEASAIASIPLFVYDSVVDHNNGLECVVCLSLFQDQEVGRRLPDCGHGFHVECIDMWLSSHSNCPICRAGVRVGGEGKVAGIDSTPNGVATEDSASEVVVEVVNPFDNGSNGVEVLSDSSARLSSSSLSSQVAATARLSTSTRLSSSSLSSQVAAMGGSLKKMVSRNI
- the LOC131336411 gene encoding pyruvate decarboxylase 2-like isoform X1; translated protein: MIGTLPSTTPQNGTVQPSHHVSTPDTATLGRHLAHRLVQIGVTDVFSVPGDFNLTLLDHLIAEPGLNNVGCCNELNAGYAADGYARSRGAGACVVTFTVGGLSVLNAIAGAYSENLPVICVVGGPNTNDYGTNRVLHHTIGLPDFSQELRCFQTVTCYQAVISNLEDAHEQIDTAISTAMKESKPVYISISCNLASIPHPTFSREPIPFALSPRLSNKMGLEAAVEAAAAFLDKAVKPVMVGGPKLRVAKANDAFVELADASGYAVAVMPSAKGMFPEHHPRFIGTYWGAVSTAFCAEIVESADAYLFAGPIFNDYSSVGYSLLLKKEKAIIVQPDRVVIANGPTFGCVLMKDFLIALAKRLKRNTTAHENYSRIFVADGFPLKCEPSEPLRVNVLFQHVQKMLSHDTAVIAETGDSWFNCQKLKLPEGCGWCCRYEFQMQYGSIGWSVGATLGYAQAVPDKRVIACIGDGSFQVTAQDVSTMIRCGQKTIIFLINNGGYTIEVEIHDGPYNVIKNWNYTGLVDAIHNGEGNCWTMKVRCEEELIEAIEMATGEKKDCLCFIEVIVHKDDTSKELLEWGSRVSSANSRPPNPQ
- the LOC131336411 gene encoding pyruvate decarboxylase 2-like isoform X2: MIGTLPSTTPQNGTVQPSHHVSTPDTATLGRHLAHRLVQIGVTDVFSVPGDFNLTLLDHLIAEPGLNNVGCCNELNAGYAADGYARSRGAGACVVTFTVGGLSVLNAIAGAYSENLPVICVVGGPNTNDYGTNRVLHHTIGLPDFSQELRCFQTVTCYQAVISNLEDAHEQIDTAISTAMKESKPVYISISCNLASIPHPTFSREPIPFALSPRLSNKMGLEAAVEAAAAFLDKAVKPVMVGGPKLRVAKANDAFVELADASGYAVAVMPSAKGMFPEHHPRFIGTYWGAVSTAFCAEIVESADAYLFAGPIFNDYSSVGYSLLLKKEKAIIVQPDRVVIANGPTFGCVLMKDFLIALAKRLKRNTTAHENYSRIFVADGFPLKCEPSEPLRVNVLFQHVQKMLSHDTAVIAETGDSWFNCQKLKLPEGCGYEFQMQYGSIGWSVGATLGYAQAVPDKRVIACIGDGSFQVTAQDVSTMIRCGQKTIIFLINNGGYTIEVEIHDGPYNVIKNWNYTGLVDAIHNGEGNCWTMKVRCEEELIEAIEMATGEKKDCLCFIEVIVHKDDTSKELLEWGSRVSSANSRPPNPQ